A single genomic interval of Bacillus smithii harbors:
- a CDS encoding MarR family winged helix-turn-helix transcriptional regulator, with amino-acid sequence MRDVCDYIARIQSASHFVYQKIHPEMSESLHDHGITPTQLFVLSLLKTQGRCNISQLADHLGVKPSAVTFMMDRLEQNKLIMREHDQKDRRVVNIRLTKQGENMLETILESRKATITKYLSYLTEDELSFMAETAEKLANYTEKEQIEERTD; translated from the coding sequence ATGAGGGATGTTTGCGACTACATTGCACGAATTCAATCGGCCAGTCACTTCGTTTACCAAAAAATACATCCGGAAATGTCGGAAAGTCTACATGATCATGGGATAACACCTACACAACTATTTGTTCTGTCTTTATTAAAAACACAAGGAAGATGCAACATTTCTCAATTAGCCGATCACCTGGGTGTAAAACCAAGTGCCGTAACATTTATGATGGATCGCCTTGAACAGAACAAACTCATTATGCGCGAGCATGATCAAAAGGATAGAAGAGTGGTCAATATTAGACTGACCAAACAAGGAGAAAATATGTTGGAAACCATTTTGGAAAGTAGAAAAGCCACCATAACCAAATACCTTTCCTATTTGACAGAAGATGAACTTTCGTTTATGGCGGAGACCGCCGAAAAACTTGCAAATTACACAGAAAAAGAACAAATAGAAGAACGAACAGACTGA
- a CDS encoding TetR/AcrR family transcriptional regulator: MFSNFFQINPEKQERILNAALKEFAKHGYEKASTNGIVKEANISKGLLFHYFKNKKELFLFLYDYFVEMIMDEFYAKIDWNEKDLFMRWRECAVLEFELMKKYPDIFNFFIAASQEESDEVKKELEQRNNEILVSSYQKLFTDIDTSKFKQGLDINRAIKIIMWTMEGLSNEQQKKMKQFSLKHFDMDEILSEMDHYLNLLKESFYDETED; encoded by the coding sequence TTGTTTTCCAATTTCTTTCAAATAAATCCAGAAAAGCAAGAACGAATTTTAAATGCGGCACTAAAAGAATTTGCCAAACATGGTTATGAAAAAGCGTCCACCAATGGGATTGTAAAAGAAGCCAATATCTCAAAAGGGCTGCTTTTTCACTATTTCAAAAATAAAAAGGAATTGTTTTTATTTTTGTATGACTATTTTGTAGAGATGATCATGGATGAGTTTTACGCGAAAATCGATTGGAATGAAAAAGACTTGTTCATGAGATGGCGAGAATGCGCAGTCCTGGAATTTGAATTAATGAAGAAATATCCCGATATCTTCAATTTCTTTATAGCCGCCTCTCAAGAAGAATCCGACGAGGTAAAAAAAGAGTTAGAGCAAAGGAATAACGAAATATTGGTCAGCAGCTATCAAAAATTATTTACCGATATTGATACTTCAAAATTTAAACAAGGCCTTGATATAAACAGAGCTATCAAAATTATCATGTGGACGATGGAAGGATTATCAAATGAACAGCAAAAAAAGATGAAGCAATTCTCTTTGAAGCATTTCGATATGGATGAAATATTATCGGAAATGGATCATTATTTAAATCTGCTTAAGGAATCTTTTTATGATGAAACCGAAGATTGA
- a CDS encoding MDR family MFS transporter — translation MDKTMDTNHNRTILLIGLIIAMFFSALDGTIVGTAMPKIVGDLGGLSMMTWLTTAYLLTSTTIVPIAGKLSDLLGRRVVYVAGLIIFMGASALCGMAHNMTELIIYRGIQGIGGGIMMPMAMIVIGDTFTGEQRAKFQGIFGGIYGLASVIGPQIGGWIVDSLNWKWVFYINLPVGILATIFIALGLQKHKHTGPIHFDIAGMFTMMVGTVSLLLALSLGGKDYDWNSWQIIGLFALAAIGLVSFVIVERKAKEPILPLHLFRNRTFVFLNLIGFFMTIGMFGAVTFVPFFMQGIIGVSATQSGTIMTPMMISMIITSIIGGQFVYKMGIKLQIMIGMFIMAGGLFLLTTLDMDTSKLVATSYMVVIGLGLGFVMPTITLALQESFSKQELGVVTSSSQFFRSIGGTFGITVLGAVMNSTSGTLLTDKLVPFLNTLPAQAGPIVSKFKQMIADNPEGLFQMLFNPKTLKQMPPELSNQMVPILKTSLMDSLHSVFFVGLWFVVAGAACTLFLKQIHLSNKKGEKESKLKNRKKVVATNSN, via the coding sequence ATGGATAAAACGATGGATACAAATCATAATCGTACGATATTATTGATTGGTCTTATTATTGCGATGTTCTTTTCTGCGCTTGACGGAACCATTGTGGGAACCGCTATGCCAAAAATCGTAGGAGACCTAGGCGGATTAAGTATGATGACATGGCTTACTACCGCTTATTTGCTTACTTCTACTACTATTGTTCCGATCGCAGGAAAATTATCGGATTTATTAGGCCGCAGAGTGGTATATGTTGCAGGACTGATTATTTTTATGGGGGCATCAGCACTTTGCGGAATGGCCCATAACATGACAGAGCTAATTATCTATCGTGGTATACAAGGAATTGGCGGCGGAATCATGATGCCGATGGCTATGATTGTCATCGGGGATACATTTACGGGAGAGCAGCGCGCCAAATTCCAAGGAATTTTTGGCGGAATTTATGGCCTCGCTTCTGTCATTGGTCCGCAAATCGGCGGATGGATTGTCGACTCATTAAACTGGAAATGGGTATTTTATATCAACCTCCCTGTTGGAATTTTAGCCACCATCTTTATCGCCTTAGGATTACAAAAACACAAACATACAGGCCCTATTCACTTTGACATTGCCGGTATGTTTACGATGATGGTCGGAACCGTCAGCTTGCTTCTTGCGCTTAGTTTAGGCGGAAAAGACTACGATTGGAATTCATGGCAAATTATCGGTCTGTTTGCATTGGCAGCCATCGGTTTAGTGAGTTTCGTGATCGTGGAAAGGAAAGCGAAAGAACCGATTCTTCCTTTGCATTTGTTCAGAAATAGAACATTCGTTTTCTTGAATTTAATTGGATTCTTTATGACGATTGGAATGTTTGGAGCCGTTACGTTTGTTCCGTTTTTTATGCAAGGCATTATTGGAGTCAGTGCTACTCAATCCGGAACGATCATGACACCGATGATGATTTCCATGATTATTACAAGCATTATCGGCGGCCAGTTCGTTTACAAGATGGGCATCAAACTGCAAATCATGATAGGGATGTTCATTATGGCCGGTGGACTCTTTTTATTAACTACTTTAGATATGGATACAAGCAAGTTAGTCGCAACATCTTATATGGTTGTGATAGGTTTAGGGTTAGGGTTCGTGATGCCAACAATTACTTTGGCTCTTCAAGAAAGTTTTTCAAAGCAAGAACTGGGGGTTGTCACCTCTTCCAGCCAATTTTTCCGTTCTATTGGAGGTACTTTTGGCATTACCGTTTTAGGAGCTGTCATGAATAGCACATCCGGAACATTATTGACAGACAAACTAGTTCCATTTTTAAATACATTGCCTGCACAGGCGGGACCTATCGTATCAAAATTTAAACAGATGATAGCAGACAATCCAGAAGGTTTGTTCCAAATGCTCTTTAATCCAAAAACGTTGAAACAGATGCCTCCTGAATTGTCCAATCAAATGGTGCCGATTTTAAAAACATCCTTAATGGATTCCTTGCATAGCGTGTTTTTTGTAGGTTTATGGTTTGTCGTAGCTGGAGCAGCGTGTACCCTTTTCTTAAAACAAATCCACTTGTCGAACAAAAAAGGTGAAAAAGAATCGAAACTGAAAAATAGAAAAAAAGTCGTTGCTACCAATTCGAATTAA